The nucleotide sequence ACAAAGCATTAGGAATGATACCCATTATGTTAGTCATACATggaatagacccactgaattcaacagattTCAGAGGGCCCATTCTGAGTACAACTTAAGTTGGATATCAGGATTAGCCAAACCCTTCATGTACTACTTTGTAAGGGCCCAGAGGCCTCAGGCATTCTGCAGTTGGAAACCATGTTGGGCTTAATGGATCTAGGAACTGATCCAACCAAACAATTATTTGCTAATTAATTTACACTCTTAGCACAGCTAAAATGCTCTTTACCTGTATGAAGGCTCATGTGCTCCAGGAGTGAATGTTTTGTTGTTAAAGCCTTACTGCAAACAGTACAAGTGTATGGCCGTTCTCCAGTATGCATTCGCTCATGAACTTGGAGAGAGTGTTTCTGGGAAAAGCCTTTACCACATTCACTGCACTTAAACGGGCGCTCCCCTAAAAACAAGGTACCAGGTTTGTGAGTGGCAAATAGTTAGACAATTCAAGTTGACAGAAAGATGCTTCAAACCACgttatttaaaagaaaaccccaaacattttttCAAAACTGTAGGTTAAGAAAAATAAATTGAATGGTTATCGTGAAATCATTATTAATAGCTTGATGGTATTCAAAGTGCTTCACACACTGTATTTACACAaatctaatgcaccatcaaatctaatgtgcacctcaattttcaaaacctttaaaCCAAAAAAGTGTTTGCTATGTCAGCGTTGTTTTTCAAGCTTGaaatcaaatctaatgtgcacccacATTTTCGCGACATGATTTGGCCCAGAAAAGATGtacattacatttgagtaaatatggtatgTTCTCAGGAATCCTAACAACTGCCCTGCAAGGTTGCTCAGTATTAATAATATCACACTGCCAATGGAACGGCAAAGAATCAGGGCCATGCCAAAGGCCACTGACTTAATCTATGGACTTCCTGATTTGCAAACCACAGCTATACACACTATTGTAAGGACCTGTGTAAATTtattaattaataacaacaacaattatgcAATTCTTATCTTATAAATCCAGCAGTAACATATATGTTTTGACTTTGCAAAATTTACCAATAAGTTATACAGCAGATGATGGAAACATTAGACtttctttttgcattgggacagtGCCTGCTGGGTTCTTCAGCTTAGAAAGCAGACCTTCCCAGTCAAGATGCATTGGGGCAATGAATGATCATGACAATGTGAGTCCACTGCCATCCCCATAAACCATAGCAGCTGGCCATTATTGCATTAcattgcggggagggggggaatattCAGAAAAATATTATGGAGAAACCACCTTCATCATTTCCTCTTCTGAAAGTTAAGAGCTTGACAAAGTTCTATGCTGAAGTTTTaatgaaatgttttgatgaatagaTTCAGTAAAAGAATATTCTAGAAAAATCAAGCAGTATTTAGACAACAGTATTCTATGCTATGtgtatggacgcgggtggcgctgtgggttaaaccacagagcctaggacttgccaatcagaaggtcacaacggggtgagctcccgttgctcggtctttgctcctgccaacctagcagttcgaaagcacgtcaaagtgcaggtagataaataggtaccgctccggcgggaatgtaaatggtgtttctgtgctctggttcgccagaagcggcttagtcatgctggccacatgacccagaagctgtacgctggctccctcagccaataaagcaagatgagtgccacaaccccacagttggccacaactggacctaatggtcaggggtccctttacctttactattctatgctatgtaaatattttcatagaatcatagagttggaagagaccacaagggccatcgagtccaaccccctgccaagcaggaaacaccatcagagcactcctgacatatggttgtcaagcctctgcttaaagacctccaaaggagactccaccacactccttggcagcaaattccactgtcgaacagctcttactgtcaggaagttcttcctaatgtttaggtggaatcttctttcctgcagtttggatccattgctccgtgtccgcttctctggagcagcagaaaacaacctttctcccttctctatgtgacatccttttatatatttgaacatggctatcatatcaccccttaacctcctcttctccaggctaaacatgcccagctcccttagccgttcctcataaggcatcatttccagacctttgaccattttggttgccctcctctggacactgcGCTGTATCACGCAGTGATATTTTGCGCTGTATCACgcaacaaaatatatatatacacaaaaagGAACATCTGAATGTAGTCTATATAGAGTCAATAGCTGCTTTTCATATCATAAATAGGATGTTATTTGGCATATGGGTTTTGTTTTCTCGACTTTTGGAGtgtgcaaaaacatttttttctgctaCATTGTTTATAAATTTAAAATGGACTTTTTGTTTAAACTATCTATCTAATGATTTTTAGTGTGTGATTTCATCCAATTTGTAACTGGattgatttaattaattttatatactTATATAACTGTTAAATCATTAGCCTATGGTCATGCAATAAAAATTACATTACACCTTATGAGCTAGCTAAAACATTTCAATAAAAAACACAGTTTAAGGAGCATTGTGGCTATGGTATGCAACAATTATATTACTGAATGAAATAAACTGATCATTAGTACCTACCCGTATGACTTCTTCGGTGAATAGCTAAAAAATggttatatttaaataccttcccACAGTCTTTGCACTCAACTTCAGAACCTGTACGTTTTCTTCTCCTATCATGTCTCTTTTTCAGCCCATTGTCCTCTTCATCACCAATAAGTTTATAATCTCTTAGCTTGATAGACCGCTGTATCCTACGTTTGCTGTAACGACTCTGACTGGCCTGTATACTTTGGCATTTAGGATCATAGTTCTCATCTTTTTCAGTGGAGACACTCACCGCAGCATCTGAACTACAAGCATGATCAGTATCTCTTGCTTCTCTGCTTACAGGAACCTCCTCATTGGAATCTCTGTCTTCCACCACAGCATATTTATCCATAAAGTTTTGCTTATTATGAACAGAGTTGTTCTCTCTTAACTGAGCATCTTCAGCAGATATCCCAAGTTTTTCCTCTTGGATATTCTTCACTTTTCTTGGTCTTCCACGTTTTCGCTTTGGTGGATCTTCACTTTTCTTGTCATTTGTCAAGGCAGCAACTGTGCCCCCATTAGTAGGCGTGGCAGATAATGTGCTGCTAAAATTCTTCTCTTGTTCTGTGTAAGCCCTTACTAAATCGTTCACTTTGAGGAGATGAGCTGTGGCTAAAATCTGCTCTGTACTTTTTTCACTAGCTTGCAGAGAACCAGTGTAGATAAACTCCAACAGCGCACCAAAAGCATCTGACACCATTCCTTCCAGCATATAGATCGACTGGCCAATCTCTCCCTCATCAACAAACATCATGGAGAAATATTCACTGCTGGCAGCAAGTAAAGCTTTGTGTGCTCTAAAGTGAACATTTTCTACAATTAAAGTGATATCACACAAAAAATCTTTTCTCCTCTGTTCTTCAAAACTGGCCAGAATAGTATCTCTGTGAACTTGTGAGTGGATGATTATACGCTTCTCAGAAGCATCAGGAACTGCTGTATCCATTGTTGCTGTAAAGAGAagaaaggttgagaaacactgctgtgATTCAAGGAGCTTCTTCATGATTGGAAAAGTTCTTGTGTATGCACATGGGGCGATTATAGAACACCACACAGAGCATTAACTGCTGTTCTGGAAGATTCCCCAATCTCCCAAAGTGGCTTGGAAGTTAGCTTTTTTAACTCTCCCTGTTGGTTTGGATGCATGGAGTATTCCTCCATGAAGAAAGGAAGCTGCATTGCACTCAGATAGACTATCAGtccatctgtttagggaagtttttaatgtctgatgttttattgtgtttttaatattctgttgggagccgctcagagtggctggggaaacccggccagatgggtggggtataaataaattattattatcatcatcatcatcatctagttcagtattatctacaccaactggcagcatCTGCTCCAGTCTTCAGAAAGGATACTTTGCTTGGGTAgctatacttttaaaaataaatgtagtaATTTACTAAGGAAACTATTCATATTGACCAAGCATTCTTCTGCTTAGAATTCTCTATTCCTGTTCCCAATAAAGGACCATGAGACAAAGTAACTCTGTTATAAATAATGTCTCTAGAGCAGCCTAAGGTTCATCTGGTCCAATGTTTTATTTCTATTAGCAGAAGGGCAGAAATTCTCAAACATAGCTTGATGGTGACAGAATTAGTTGCCCCAGCATCTATACTTGAACATGGAGACGACAGTTGGCTTTTATGGCCAATACCCAACGACCAACTCAacttctatgaatttgtctatgCCCTAAAGTATTCAAGTATTTCTTGCATTCATTGTAAGAAATTCTTACCATAGAAGACACAGTCTTGTAAGGAAAATAGTAGCATTAATACTATATGTCAGAAATGGATTTAAGAGACCAAAGAATGCACCTCTTAGAAAtataaaaagctgccttataccaagacagatcattggtctatctagctcaatattgtcagtACTGATTGGCAGTGGATTTCCAGTAAGGattctctcccagacctacctagagatgccaaggaCGGAATCTAAGATCTTCATGtaaaacatgtgctctgccactgagctatggcccctccccATAGCTTGTTTTCTCAGTATACCACATACCCCAAATTCTAAGTATAACTCAGTCTAGATTGCAGCCAAATAAATAATTTGCATTTTGAGGAGGGAGGGTAAAAGAGACTGCCTGGTAGAAAATAAGTGTAAATTTATAGAAGGACCTTTTCACAGAGGTTGTGAATCTACCGGGCACTACTCAAAGTATGCAGAGCAGCTTGCAATATAACCAAATAGCACAGCAAAGCCCAACTGAGCCTCAAACTCATTTGCATTATTTCCCTGGAATAAGGAATTGTGTAGTAACCACCTTTGCTCAATAAGATTAGTCTTAAGAAAGTCTTTTGTTAGATCACTATTGGGCTCATCATATCAGCAGAAATCATCTGGTTTTCTTTTCCAATGCTTTTGCAAGTTTAGAGTAAAGGAAAACAATCACTGGCTATTTCATGTCCTGTTCCGACGTAGCCTTTAACTGCAGTCATCTGCATGTGCCATCTACTCACAATACCATCACTAAGAACATCAAAGATATCAAGTTGTACAcattcaaaaaaaccatttttataTCACAGTTCCATAAAGACAACAAGGGTATGCTAAAGTTCCTTCCAATGAACTTGTTCCAGGAGGGAAATATCTCACTAATGAAAGAATAGGCTAAACTAATTTTCTCCCTTATTATTCTCTAAACTCCTCCCACCTAATGACTCCCATTGACAACcaatgagaaaaacaaaacaaaagaaaagggagttatgatgatgatgatgatagcagaAAGATAAAGAACCGGAAAAGGGAGTAAACTTGCCCAttcttttctctcctctctccaggCGGaggggtctgtgtgggaagaaatCAAAATTCTATCCTCTGTCCCTTTTTACTTTTCTTGACAATAAGTTCAACAGGTGATGCTTCTTCCATCACGGCGTGGAGATGCCAAATACCAGAAAGGCTCCACCTGCCGAATTCCTGCTTCTTGGGCGGTTATTAATTTAAAAGGCGCAAGAGCTTTGCCAGGAAAGACAGCGCTGGCAGCCCAGCCCCACACCAGAAATTGCTGTCAACTAGGAGCAGGACAATGGACCACCCTGACTGGGAAACAGTGGCAGGCGCAGGAGcatggagggaaaggggagggggggaggcagagcCCTCCTCGGTGGAGACCGTTATCAGCGCTTCAAAGGGGAGGCAGACTCACCACGCGCGAAGGCGGCTCCGGACCCCGAGCCCCCTGACAGGCAGTTGAGCAAGAAGCCGAACGCGCAGGCCAAAAGCGGCAGCCGCGCACCCCGGAAGTGACGCTAGCGCGGAGCAGGAAGTGGGTCAGAAATCCAGCGCGCGGCAGTGGGCGGAGCAAGATAGGAAGTTCGCTGCGATGGACGGAATCGGCGGGGGAGACTCCGGAGGGCGCAGGCGGCTAGGGTGTTTCATTTGCTACTCTCAGGCAGTCAAGCGGGAGCTGGCCGCGGAAAGGAGGCACGTTTGGCGTATTTCTGCATCGGCAGGGAGGAGTCAAGGGCGGGCGTCCCGTCCTCTGCCGCTTCCTTCCCCGAAGTTG is from Podarcis raffonei isolate rPodRaf1 chromosome 3, rPodRaf1.pri, whole genome shotgun sequence and encodes:
- the ZBTB24 gene encoding zinc finger and BTB domain-containing protein 24; the protein is MDTAVPDASEKRIIIHSQVHRDTILASFEEQRRKDFLCDITLIVENVHFRAHKALLAASSEYFSMMFVDEGEIGQSIYMLEGMVSDAFGALLEFIYTGSLQASEKSTEQILATAHLLKVNDLVRAYTEQEKNFSSTLSATPTNGGTVAALTNDKKSEDPPKRKRGRPRKVKNIQEEKLGISAEDAQLRENNSVHNKQNFMDKYAVVEDRDSNEEVPVSREARDTDHACSSDAAVSVSTEKDENYDPKCQSIQASQSRYSKRRIQRSIKLRDYKLIGDEEDNGLKKRHDRRRKRTGSEVECKDCGKVFKYNHFLAIHRRSHTGERPFKCSECGKGFSQKHSLQVHERMHTGERPYTCTVCSKALTTKHSLLEHMSLHTGQKAFTCDQCGKYFSQKRQLKSHYRVHTGHSLPECNLCHRKFMDAAQLKKHLRTHTGEKPFTCEICGKSFTAKSSLQTHIRIHRGEKPYTCSICGKSFSDSSAKRRHCILHTGKKPFSCSECSVQFARLDNLKSHLKIHIKEKQLQEASSAPHSSSSSTDEVRNILQLQQYQLSTSGAQEIQLLVTDSVHNINFVPSHSEGISVVTADGTQNVMTDHAGSLTLLTQPPQQLQNLLLSTQPEPADQIQNINIVSSQMEPPQAEQVHVITLSKEALEHLHANQNPAEVLQITTGTSHPSQHLQVAQEPSQEFRISQATVLPPQVSKGQTQTVHVSESPQQSLTVGQSSDDHHIERQTF